The following proteins are encoded in a genomic region of Drosophila bipectinata strain 14024-0381.07 chromosome XL, DbipHiC1v2, whole genome shotgun sequence:
- the LOC138926549 gene encoding uncharacterized protein, with product MCLANFMALRGTPREIFSDNGTNFRATEKTVREELKKIEHDKITIKFDGIKWRFNPPEAPHMGGAWERLVRTTKGILKNICPSYSFNDEELRNALMEAQFIINSRPLTFVSLDSEDDAALTPNHLLLGSANGYKPLPKEGMNLKRRWNETQRFGDRFWQRWVKEYAPVLTRRTKWFEKVPPITIGSIVVVVDELLPRNLWLKGRVTDAMMANDGQVRRVTIKTQHGAIERPATKVAVLDVGLENGN from the coding sequence ATGTGCCTAGCCaattttatggcccttcgAGGGACACCAAGAGAAATATTCTCAGACAACGGTACAAATTTCAGAGCCACGGAAAAAACCGTGCGCGAGGAGCTGAAAAAGATCGAGCACGATAAGATCACTATCAAGTTCGACGGCATAAAGTGGCGATTCAACCCACCAGAAGCACCGCACATGGGTGGAGCATGGGAGAGACTCGTCAGGACAACGAAAGGAATCTTGAAGAACATTTGCCCAAGTTACTCTTTCAACGACGAGGAGCTGAGAAACGCACTGATGGAGGCGCAATTTATCATCAACTCGCGACCTCTCACGTTCGTAAGTTTGGATTCCGAGGATGACGCTGCCCTGACTCCAAACCACCTGCTGCTAGGATCAGCGAACGGATACAAGCCGCTCCCAAAAGAGGGAATGAATCTGAAGCGTAGATGGAACGAGACTCAGCGGTTCGGAGACCGCTTTTGGCAACGATGGGTTAAGGAATATGCACCCGTATTAACCAGGCGCACCAAATGGTTCGAGAAGGTACCTCCAATCACCATCGGAAGCATCGTCGTAGTCGTGGATGAGCTTCTTCCCAGGAACCTGTGGCTGAAAGGACGCGTGACTGACGCAATGATGGCCAACGATGGACAAGTTCGGCGGGTGACAATCAAGACGCAGCATGGTGCTATAGAAAGACCAGCAACAAAGGTAGCAGTTCTGGATGTCGGCTTGGAGAATGGTAACTGA
- the LOC122321460 gene encoding uncharacterized protein yields the protein MTRVNKKANCGDIAEMFHRINIRVEDMQAQRFLWYDKGSDKGDTYVMRAMPFGISCAPFIAHFVRDKNAETHQEEFPLALNAIQRAHYVDDFIDSMRNEQEAIQITRQVIEVHRRGGFEIRNSSSNSEEVLKSLQDNGNAGTQKPEDFCATEKILGMFWDPHNDMFKFICRFSRLKRDVLAENVFRQPSEKYYKF from the coding sequence ATGACTCGGGTCAACAAAAAAGCGAATTGTGGTGACATTGCGGAAATGTTTCACAGGATCAACATTCGCGTGGAGGATATGCAGGCGCAGCGATTTTTGTGGTATGACAAGGGCAGCGACAAAGGAGACACCTATGTCATGCGAGCTATGCCTTTTGGGATTAGCTGCGCGCCGTTTATAGCGCACTTCGTTCGAGATAAGAACGCGGAAACCCACCAAGAAGAGTTCCCATTGGCCTTAAACGCCATCCAAAGGGCGCACTACGTTGACGACTTCATCGATAGCATGAGGAACGAACAAGAGGCTATCCAGATCACCAGACAAGTCATAGAAGTCCATCGCAGAGGCGGATTTGAGATCCGTAACTCGTCGTCGAATTCGGAAGAAGTACTCAAAAGCTTGCAAGATAATGGCAACGCTGGAACCCAAAAGCCCGAGGATTTTTGTGCAACAGAAAAGATACTTGGCATGTTCTGGGACCCACATAATGATATGTTTAAATTTATCTGCAGATTTTCAAGGCTGAAGCGTGATGTGCTGGCGGAAAACGTATTCCGCCAACCAAGCGAGAAGTATTACAAGTTTTGA